From the genome of Pseudomonas yamanorum, one region includes:
- a CDS encoding DUF1302 domain-containing protein: MISAHQFWRRAKLPLAVSLASTLAGPAFGVSFNIGEIEGSFDSSLSVGASWSTAGRNKDLIGANNGGRGLSQTSDDGHLNFDKGDSFSKIFKGIHDLELKYGDTGVFVRGKYWYDFKLKDDDLDFKNISDNNRPTGARSSGGQILDAFVYHNYSIGDEPGSVRLGKQVVSWGESTFIGGGINAINPIDVAAFRRPGAEIKEGLIPVNMFYLSQTLTDNLSAEGFYQIGWDKTVTDNCGTFFSQPDIITTGCNDNLRVLNKRSTINPAALPSLAALGVDVNDEGVLVRRGPNRNARDGGQYGVAMHYNFEPLDTEFGAYYMNYHSRAPIFSATGAPQSVYDRARPLGQAAALVVAGNSQYFVEYPEDIHLFGLSFSTTLPTGTAWSGELSYRPNAPVQLNSTDILFAGVRPLGFPVLKDASLLSGVPGQDLHGYRRKEITQLQTTFTHFFDQVMGASRLTLVGEVGMTYVGGLESKSKVRYGRDPVFGPGTLPNGACAALNNSTAQGAGLPNANGLNTSCNNDGFTTATSWGYRGRAIWEYPDVFAGVNLKPNVAWSHDVKGYSPGPGGNFEEGRKAISLGLDAEYQNTYTASLAYTNFFGGDYSTVDDRDFVALSVGVNF, encoded by the coding sequence ATGATCTCAGCACACCAGTTCTGGCGCCGGGCGAAACTGCCTTTGGCCGTCAGCCTCGCCTCTACGCTCGCCGGGCCCGCATTCGGCGTCAGTTTCAACATCGGTGAAATCGAAGGCAGCTTCGACTCGTCCCTGTCGGTAGGGGCGAGTTGGTCGACTGCGGGTCGCAACAAGGACCTGATCGGTGCCAACAACGGCGGCAGAGGGTTGTCGCAAACCTCGGATGACGGTCACCTGAACTTCGACAAAGGTGATTCCTTCTCGAAGATCTTCAAGGGTATCCATGACCTTGAGTTGAAATACGGCGACACCGGCGTGTTTGTCCGGGGCAAGTACTGGTATGACTTCAAGCTTAAAGACGACGACCTCGATTTCAAGAACATCAGCGACAACAACCGCCCAACAGGCGCCCGATCTTCCGGCGGGCAGATTCTCGACGCCTTCGTCTACCACAACTACTCGATTGGTGATGAACCGGGTTCCGTACGGTTGGGCAAGCAGGTAGTGAGCTGGGGTGAGAGCACGTTCATTGGTGGCGGTATCAACGCCATCAACCCGATCGACGTGGCTGCATTCCGTCGTCCGGGGGCCGAGATCAAGGAGGGCCTGATTCCGGTCAACATGTTCTACCTGTCGCAAACGCTGACCGACAACCTGTCGGCTGAAGGCTTCTATCAGATCGGTTGGGACAAGACCGTGACCGATAACTGCGGCACGTTTTTCTCGCAGCCCGACATCATTACCACCGGCTGTAACGATAATTTGCGGGTGTTGAACAAGCGTTCCACGATCAACCCGGCCGCTTTGCCGAGCTTGGCCGCCTTGGGCGTCGACGTTAATGACGAGGGCGTCCTGGTGCGCCGCGGTCCGAACCGTAACGCACGTGACGGCGGCCAATACGGCGTCGCAATGCACTACAACTTTGAGCCGCTGGACACCGAGTTCGGCGCCTACTACATGAACTACCACAGCCGTGCGCCGATTTTCAGTGCAACCGGCGCGCCTCAGTCGGTCTACGACAGAGCCAGGCCTTTGGGTCAGGCAGCTGCACTGGTGGTGGCGGGCAACTCGCAATACTTCGTTGAGTATCCGGAAGACATCCACCTCTTTGGCTTGAGTTTCTCCACCACGTTGCCTACCGGCACGGCATGGAGCGGCGAGTTGAGCTACCGGCCCAACGCGCCTGTGCAGTTGAACTCCACCGACATCCTGTTTGCCGGCGTTCGCCCTCTGGGCTTCCCGGTGCTCAAGGATGCTTCGTTGTTAAGCGGTGTACCAGGCCAGGATTTGCATGGTTATCGCCGTAAGGAAATCACTCAACTCCAAACCACGTTCACCCACTTCTTTGACCAGGTCATGGGCGCCAGCCGCCTGACGCTGGTGGGTGAGGTCGGTATGACCTATGTCGGTGGGTTGGAGAGCAAGTCCAAGGTTCGCTATGGCCGTGATCCGGTGTTTGGCCCGGGTACCCTGCCTAACGGCGCGTGTGCGGCTTTGAACAACTCTACCGCCCAAGGTGCTGGCCTTCCCAATGCTAACGGCCTGAACACCAGTTGCAACAACGACGGCTTCACTACTGCAACTTCGTGGGGCTACCGTGGCCGTGCGATCTGGGAATACCCGGATGTGTTTGCCGGCGTCAACCTCAAACCCAACGTGGCCTGGTCCCATGACGTTAAGGGTTACTCGCCTGGCCCTG
- a CDS encoding fatty acid--CoA ligase, with protein MLQTRVIPPAEGAYQYPLLIKRLLMSGTRYEKTREIVYRDQLRYTYPTLIERVARLANVLTEAGVKAGDTVAVMDWDSHRYLECMFAIPMIGAVIHTINVRLSPEQILYTMNHAEDRFVLVNSEFVGLYQAIAGHLTTVDKTLLLTDGADKTAELPNLVGEYETLLAAASPRYDFQDFDENSVATTFYTTGTTGNPKGVYFTHRQLVLHTMGVATIMGSVDSVRLLGTNDVYMPITPMFHVHAWGLPYVATMLGLKQVYPGRYDPEYLVELWRKEKVTFSHCVPTILQMVLNAKAGQGVDFGGWKIVIGGSALNRSLYEASKARGIQLTAAYGMSETGPLVSCAHLNEELMAGTEDERTTYRIKAGVPGPLVEAAIIDGDGNFLPADGESQGELVLRAPWLSEGYFNEPEKGAELWAGGWMHTGDVATLDAFGVIDIRDRIKDVIKTGGEWISSLALEDLVSRHPAVREVAVVGIADPQWGERPFALLVVRDGHVIGAKELKEHLKPFVELGHLSKWAIPSQIAVVTEIPKTSVGKLDKKRIRIDIIEWQANNSTFLSTL; from the coding sequence ATGTTGCAGACTCGTGTTATCCCGCCCGCCGAAGGCGCCTACCAATACCCGCTGTTGATCAAACGCCTGTTGATGTCCGGGACACGCTACGAGAAGACCCGGGAAATCGTCTACCGCGACCAGTTGCGTTACACCTATCCGACCCTGATCGAGCGCGTCGCCCGCCTGGCCAATGTGCTGACCGAGGCCGGGGTCAAGGCCGGTGACACGGTGGCTGTGATGGACTGGGACAGCCATCGCTACCTGGAATGCATGTTTGCCATCCCGATGATTGGCGCGGTGATCCACACCATCAACGTGCGCCTGTCGCCGGAGCAGATTCTCTACACCATGAACCACGCCGAGGACCGCTTTGTGTTGGTCAACAGTGAGTTTGTGGGCCTTTACCAAGCTATCGCCGGCCACCTCACCACCGTCGACAAAACCCTGCTACTCACTGATGGCGCGGACAAAACCGCCGAGCTGCCCAACCTCGTAGGTGAGTATGAAACGCTGCTGGCAGCAGCAAGCCCTCGCTACGATTTCCAGGACTTCGACGAAAACTCCGTCGCCACCACCTTCTACACCACCGGCACCACCGGCAATCCCAAAGGCGTGTATTTCACCCATCGCCAACTGGTGCTGCACACCATGGGCGTGGCGACCATCATGGGCAGCGTCGACAGCGTGCGCCTGCTGGGCACCAACGACGTCTACATGCCGATCACCCCGATGTTCCATGTGCACGCCTGGGGCTTGCCCTATGTGGCGACCATGCTCGGCCTGAAGCAGGTTTATCCTGGCCGCTACGACCCCGAATACCTGGTGGAGTTGTGGCGTAAAGAGAAGGTCACGTTCTCCCATTGCGTACCGACCATCCTGCAAATGGTGCTCAACGCCAAGGCTGGCCAGGGCGTGGATTTCGGCGGCTGGAAAATCGTCATCGGCGGCAGCGCGCTCAATCGTTCGCTGTATGAAGCGTCGAAGGCTCGCGGGATTCAGCTGACGGCGGCGTACGGCATGTCCGAGACCGGGCCGCTGGTGTCCTGCGCCCACCTCAATGAAGAATTGATGGCCGGCACCGAAGACGAACGCACCACCTACCGCATCAAGGCCGGCGTGCCCGGGCCGCTGGTGGAGGCTGCGATCATCGACGGCGACGGCAACTTCCTGCCTGCCGACGGCGAATCCCAGGGCGAGCTGGTGCTGCGCGCGCCATGGCTCAGCGAAGGCTATTTCAACGAGCCGGAGAAGGGCGCCGAGCTGTGGGCCGGCGGCTGGATGCACACCGGCGACGTGGCCACCCTCGACGCCTTCGGCGTGATCGATATTCGCGACCGCATCAAGGACGTGATCAAGACCGGCGGCGAATGGATCTCCTCCCTGGCGCTGGAAGACCTGGTCAGCCGTCACCCGGCGGTACGCGAAGTAGCGGTGGTCGGGATTGCCGACCCGCAGTGGGGCGAACGCCCGTTTGCGTTGCTGGTGGTGCGTGATGGCCATGTGATAGGGGCCAAGGAGCTCAAGGAACATCTCAAGCCATTCGTGGAGTTGGGTCACTTGAGCAAGTGGGCGATTCCAAGCCAGATCGCCGTTGTTACGGAAATTCCCAAGACCAGCGTAGGCAAGCTCGACAAAAAACGTATCCGTATCGACATCATCGAATGGCAGGCCAACAACAGCACCTTCCTCTCGACCCTCTGA
- a CDS encoding LysE family translocator has product MYLTEFLTVALIHLLAVASPGPDFAVVVRESVTHGRRAGTWTALGVGSAIFLHVGYSLLGIGLIVSQSIVLFNALKWAAAAYLLYIGFKALRAQPAKPASEEDLHLEVGERTARGAFTSGFVTNGLNPKATLFFLSLFTVVINPHTPLAIQAGYGLYLAVATAIWFCLVAMLFSQQRVRAGFARMGHWFDRTMGAVLIAIGVKLAFTSMK; this is encoded by the coding sequence ATGTACCTCACCGAGTTCTTGACCGTGGCACTGATTCACCTGTTGGCGGTGGCCAGCCCTGGCCCGGATTTCGCCGTGGTGGTGCGTGAAAGCGTGACCCATGGCCGGCGCGCCGGCACCTGGACGGCATTGGGCGTCGGTTCGGCGATTTTCCTCCACGTGGGGTATTCGCTGCTGGGCATCGGCTTGATCGTGTCCCAGTCCATCGTGTTGTTCAACGCATTGAAATGGGCGGCGGCGGCCTACCTGCTGTACATCGGCTTCAAGGCCCTGCGCGCCCAGCCGGCCAAGCCTGCCAGTGAAGAAGACCTGCACCTGGAAGTGGGTGAGCGTACCGCCCGTGGCGCGTTCACCTCCGGTTTCGTCACCAACGGCTTGAACCCCAAGGCCACGCTGTTCTTCCTGTCGCTGTTCACCGTGGTGATCAATCCCCACACGCCGCTGGCGATCCAGGCCGGTTACGGACTGTACCTGGCCGTGGCGACCGCGATCTGGTTTTGCCTGGTTGCCATGCTGTTCAGCCAGCAACGCGTGCGTGCCGGTTTTGCACGCATGGGCCACTGGTTCGACCGCACCATGGGCGCGGTGCTGATTGCGATCGGTGTGAAGCTGGCGTTTACCAGCATGAAATAA